From Caldicellulosiruptor hydrothermalis 108, a single genomic window includes:
- the ruvB gene encoding Holliday junction branch migration DNA helicase RuvB: MERLLDNKFSIEDVHEESLRPKTLEDYIGQQKVKEKIKIFIEAAKKRKEPLDHVLLYGPPGLGKTTLANIIANEMGVDIKVTSGPAIERAGDLVAILTNIGENNILFIDEIHRLNRTIEEVLYPAMEDKKVDIVIGKGPSAKTIRLTLPPFTLIGATTRAGLLSSPLRDRFGIIERLDYYTVEELSQIVMRSASILKCDIEKEACIEIAKRSRGTPRVANRLLRRLRDYAMVKHTGSITYEVAKSGLEMFEVDEYGLDLVDRNILEAIVYKFGGGPVGLSTIAAAIGEDEGTIEDIYEPYLIQEGFLVKTARGRVATQKAINHIAKIKFKLKESGDKR, from the coding sequence ATGGAGAGATTACTGGATAATAAATTTTCTATTGAGGATGTTCATGAGGAGTCACTGCGACCAAAGACACTTGAAGATTATATAGGCCAGCAAAAGGTGAAAGAAAAGATAAAAATCTTTATTGAAGCTGCCAAAAAAAGAAAAGAACCTCTTGACCATGTACTCTTATATGGTCCGCCTGGTCTTGGGAAAACCACCTTGGCAAACATCATTGCAAATGAAATGGGAGTTGATATAAAAGTAACATCTGGCCCTGCAATAGAAAGAGCAGGCGACCTTGTTGCTATTCTTACAAATATTGGCGAAAATAATATTCTGTTTATTGATGAAATTCATAGACTAAACAGGACAATCGAAGAGGTTTTATATCCTGCAATGGAAGACAAAAAGGTTGATATTGTGATTGGTAAAGGTCCGTCCGCGAAGACCATAAGATTGACTTTGCCACCTTTTACACTCATTGGAGCAACAACAAGGGCAGGTCTTTTATCATCACCGCTGAGAGACAGGTTTGGAATAATAGAAAGGCTTGACTATTACACAGTTGAAGAGCTAAGCCAGATTGTTATGAGGTCTGCCAGCATTTTAAAGTGCGATATAGAAAAAGAAGCATGCATAGAGATTGCAAAGCGCTCAAGAGGAACTCCGAGGGTTGCAAACAGGCTACTTAGAAGACTTAGAGATTATGCTATGGTAAAGCATACAGGAAGTATAACATATGAGGTTGCAAAAAGTGGTCTTGAGATGTTTGAGGTAGACGAATATGGACTTGACCTTGTTGACAGAAACATTTTGGAAGCAATAGTTTACAAGTTTGGTGGAGGGCCTGTTGGACTTTCTACAATTGCAGCTGCCATTGGCGAAGATGAAGGGACAATTGAAGATATCTATGAACCTTATTTGATTCAAGAAGGTTTTTTAGTAAAGACTGCGCGTGGAAGAGTTGCAACTCAAAAAGCTATAAATCATATAGCAAAGATAAAGTTTAAGCTCAAAGAGAGTGGTGATAAAAGATGA
- a CDS encoding epoxyqueuosine reductase QueH: protein MRLLMHTCCGPCSVYPLEKLSEEGHEVFGLFFNPNIHPYTEFKNRLDSAKLFYDLRGKKLIVIDEYPLEEFLRNCAFRENARCIYCYSVRLERTALIAKKSGFDAFTTTLLVSPYQKHELIKELGEAISKKYEIEFYYRDFREGFKEGRQKAREIGLYMQKYCGCIYSEKERFYKRKNDKDLKAFEENLLL from the coding sequence ATGAGGTTACTTATGCACACATGCTGTGGACCTTGCAGTGTGTATCCTTTGGAGAAGCTAAGTGAAGAGGGGCACGAAGTTTTTGGGCTTTTTTTCAATCCAAACATTCATCCTTATACAGAGTTTAAAAACAGATTAGATTCAGCAAAGCTTTTTTATGACCTGCGCGGTAAAAAACTCATTGTAATAGATGAGTACCCTTTGGAAGAGTTTTTGCGAAACTGTGCTTTTAGAGAAAATGCAAGGTGTATTTATTGTTATTCTGTAAGATTAGAAAGAACAGCGCTAATTGCAAAGAAAAGTGGATTTGATGCATTTACAACTACTCTTCTGGTGAGTCCTTATCAGAAACATGAACTTATAAAAGAGCTTGGAGAAGCAATTTCTAAAAAATATGAAATTGAATTTTACTACAGAGACTTCAGAGAAGGATTTAAGGAAGGAAGACAGAAGGCAAGAGAAATAGGACTTTATATGCAGAAATATTGCGGCTGTATTTACAGCGAAAAAGAGCGATTTTACAAAAGAAAAAACGATAAAGACCTAAAGGCTTTTGAGGAAAATTTGCTATTGTAA
- the rplU gene encoding 50S ribosomal protein L21, translating to MYAIIETGGKQYKVQEGDVLKVEKLKADVDSVVKIDKVLAISSDDGFVVGKPYVEGAYVEAKVLEHAKDKKIIVFTYKSKTGYHRKLGHRQWYTKIQITKIAK from the coding sequence ATGTATGCAATAATTGAAACAGGTGGAAAGCAATATAAGGTGCAGGAAGGCGATGTTTTAAAGGTTGAAAAATTAAAAGCTGATGTTGATTCTGTGGTAAAGATTGACAAGGTGTTGGCAATTTCGTCCGATGATGGATTTGTTGTTGGAAAGCCGTACGTAGAGGGCGCATATGTTGAAGCAAAGGTTTTGGAACATGCAAAAGACAAAAAAATCATAGTATTTACTTACAAATCAAAAACAGGTTATCACAGAAAGCTTGGACATCGCCAGTGGTATACAAAGATTCAGATAACAAAAATAGCAAAGTAA
- the rpmA gene encoding 50S ribosomal protein L27: protein MKLIFDIQLFAHKKAGGSTRNGRDSESKRLGVKRSDGQFVLAGNILVRQRGTKFHPGKNVGRGGDDTLFALVTGYVKFENKRGRKVVSVIPAEEMVAVQ from the coding sequence ATGAAGTTAATATTTGACATTCAGCTTTTTGCACACAAGAAAGCTGGTGGTTCAACAAGAAACGGAAGAGACAGCGAATCAAAAAGACTTGGTGTTAAAAGGTCAGACGGTCAGTTTGTTTTGGCAGGAAATATTTTGGTAAGACAGAGAGGGACTAAATTCCACCCAGGCAAAAATGTCGGTCGTGGTGGAGATGACACACTTTTTGCTTTAGTAACAGGGTATGTAAAGTTTGAAAACAAGAGAGGAAGAAAAGTTGTGTCTGTTATTCCAGCTGAAGAGATGGTTGCTGTTCAATAA
- the yhbY gene encoding ribosome assembly RNA-binding protein YhbY: MLTSKQRAKLRGMANTMDAIIRIGKEGITEGVLKQIDEALTARELIKIALEKNCEIEPKEAIAYICEKLNAEPVQVIGRKIVIYRMSEENPRIQI; encoded by the coding sequence TTGCTAACATCTAAGCAAAGAGCAAAACTCAGGGGCATGGCAAATACAATGGATGCAATTATTCGAATTGGCAAGGAAGGGATTACAGAAGGGGTGCTCAAACAAATAGATGAAGCACTCACTGCAAGAGAGCTTATAAAAATTGCCCTTGAGAAGAACTGTGAGATAGAGCCGAAAGAAGCGATAGCTTATATATGCGAAAAACTAAACGCAGAGCCTGTACAGGTGATTGGTAGAAAAATTGTTATTTACAGAATGTCTGAAGAAAATCCAAGAATTCAGATTTAA
- a CDS encoding ribosomal-processing cysteine protease Prp: MIEATFLKSRKKGYYKIVVKGHSHFAPKGKDIVCSAVSSIVLANVNGCIEILKAEHSLKQKEGYLEFEVLNNNEEVTKGCSLLLETAYLALKEIESQYPKYVKVEVKEDEVNI, from the coding sequence ATGATTGAAGCTACTTTTTTAAAATCACGAAAGAAAGGGTATTATAAAATAGTTGTCAAAGGGCACAGCCATTTTGCCCCAAAGGGTAAAGACATAGTTTGCAGTGCAGTCTCTTCAATAGTACTTGCAAATGTAAATGGCTGCATTGAGATATTGAAAGCTGAGCATTCGTTGAAACAAAAAGAAGGCTATTTGGAATTTGAAGTGTTAAATAACAATGAAGAAGTAACAAAAGGCTGTTCACTTCTTCTTGAAACAGCATATTTAGCGTTAAAAGAGATAGAGTCTCAATATCCAAAATATGTTAAAGTGGAGGTGAAAGAGGATGAAGTTAATATTTGA
- the obgE gene encoding GTPase ObgE, which translates to MFVDIAKIYVKAGDGGDGIVAFRREKYVPAGGPAGGDGGKGGDVIFVADRELNTLLDFKYKRHYKAQNGERGGPNNMHGKDGEDLIIKVPVGTVIKDAETGEIIADLSREGDRAIVAHGGRGGRGNAHFATATRQVPRFAEVGEKGDELWVILELKVLADVGLIGYPNVGKSTFLSVATNARPEIANYPFTTKYPNLGIVYISEGESFVLADIPGLIEGASEGAGLGHQFLRHVERTKVLIHIVDVSGSEGREPVEDFIKINEELKKYSPELAQKPQIVAANKMDLPDAQAYFELFKEEIEKMGYEVYPISAATGMGVREVLKKAYELLKQQKAAENVEEDAKPRTFVYYKKKDVKPLTIRKENGIYIVEGTVVEKVARNIVLNDHDSFRYFQNFLNKLGVFDKLREMGIQDGDIVRILDVEFEYYE; encoded by the coding sequence ATGTTTGTGGACATAGCAAAGATTTATGTCAAAGCAGGGGATGGGGGAGACGGCATAGTTGCGTTCAGACGTGAAAAGTACGTTCCAGCAGGAGGTCCTGCAGGTGGCGATGGCGGAAAAGGCGGAGATGTTATATTTGTTGCTGACAGGGAGCTGAACACCCTGCTTGATTTTAAATACAAAAGACATTACAAGGCACAAAACGGTGAGCGTGGCGGACCTAACAATATGCACGGCAAAGACGGTGAGGATTTGATAATAAAGGTTCCTGTTGGAACTGTAATAAAAGATGCTGAAACTGGTGAGATAATTGCTGACCTGTCACGAGAAGGCGACAGGGCAATTGTTGCGCACGGTGGTAGAGGTGGCAGAGGAAATGCCCATTTTGCAACAGCCACAAGGCAAGTTCCAAGGTTTGCTGAGGTTGGGGAGAAAGGGGACGAGCTTTGGGTAATTTTGGAGCTAAAAGTCTTAGCAGATGTTGGACTGATTGGCTATCCAAACGTTGGTAAGTCAACCTTCTTGTCCGTTGCAACAAACGCAAGACCTGAGATAGCAAACTATCCATTTACAACAAAGTATCCAAACCTTGGAATTGTTTATATTAGCGAGGGTGAGAGCTTTGTTCTTGCAGATATACCGGGGCTTATTGAAGGAGCAAGCGAAGGAGCAGGTTTGGGCCATCAGTTTTTGCGACATGTTGAAAGGACAAAGGTTTTGATTCATATTGTTGATGTGTCGGGAAGTGAAGGAAGAGAGCCTGTTGAGGATTTTATAAAAATCAATGAGGAGCTTAAAAAATACAGTCCAGAGCTTGCACAAAAACCTCAAATTGTTGCAGCAAACAAGATGGACCTTCCTGATGCCCAGGCGTATTTTGAACTTTTCAAAGAAGAGATTGAAAAGATGGGCTATGAAGTGTATCCCATCTCTGCTGCAACTGGCATGGGTGTAAGAGAGGTTTTAAAAAAGGCTTATGAACTTTTGAAGCAGCAAAAGGCAGCTGAAAATGTCGAAGAGGATGCAAAGCCGCGGACGTTTGTGTACTATAAGAAAAAGGATGTAAAGCCACTGACTATCAGAAAAGAAAATGGTATATATATTGTAGAAGGAACAGTTGTAGAGAAGGTTGCAAGAAACATAGTTTTAAATGACCATGACTCATTCAGGTATTTTCAAAATTTCTTAAACAAGCTTGGTGTCTTTGACAAGTTAAGAGAGATGGGAATCCAGGATGGCGACATTGTGAGGATACTTGATGTTGAGTTTGAATATTATGAATAA